From a region of the Castor canadensis chromosome 7, mCasCan1.hap1v2, whole genome shotgun sequence genome:
- the Tmem278 gene encoding transmembrane protein 88B, with product MSEQERETEEDEGGGTSDTAPMLPQRPPDHQASTLTWPGWPELATRGLRTLKHPSHALAGLLFYLLLPGTVFLLVLLPAAAIVYLGFLCHSRVHPAPGPGCKALLSDRGSAALIVFGFLSLPPLLVLASAARGRLARRLRALLPPPARTTEFRRPSGSSDPSLAPAHPNEENQLCAWV from the exons ATgagtgagcaagagagagaaacagaggaggatgagggaggggGCACCTCAGATACAGCACCCATGCTGCCACAAAGGCCTCCCGACCACCAGGCATCAACCCTGACATGGCCAGGATGGCCTGAGTTAGCCACCCGAGGCCTCAGGACCCTGAAGCATCCTAGCCATGCTCTTGCTGGGCTCCTGTTCTACCTGCTCCTGCCTGGGACAGTCTTCCTGCTGGTGCTGCTGCCGGCAGCCGCCATTGTCTACCTGGGATTCCTGTGCCACTCGAGG GTCCACCCCGCGCCTGGCCCCGGGTGCAAAGCGCTGCTTTCGGACCGCGGTTCCGCGGCGCTCATCGTGTTCGGCTTCCTCTCGCTGCCGCCGCTGCTCGTACTGGCCTCGGCCGCCCGCGGCCGCCTGGCCCGGCGACTCCGcgctctgctgccccctcccgCGAGGACCACCGAATTCCGCCGCCCCTCGGGGTCCAGCGACCCGAGCCTGGCACCAGCCCATCCCAATGAGGAGAACCAGCTCTGCGCCTGGGTGTAA
- the Ankrd65 gene encoding ankyrin repeat domain-containing protein 65 isoform X2: MQQLRQGANVEERDHMGRTSLHLAVLRGHAPLVRLLLQRGARVGAVDRTGRTPLHEAAWHGHSQVAELLLRRGAHAAARSKAGLTPLHWAAALGHTLLVARLLAAPVSRPAVADACGWTAAHWAAAGGRLPVLELLVAGGHADLDGALRVAAAAGRTAALHLLLARGAKVDATDSAGATALGLAAGMGYQQDIEVLLGHGADPNIRDRNSRSALHRAAAGGHLPAVQLLVAGGAKVDAKDSLGLTPLHYAARGGHVEVISHLLDRGAQVNAAGWLHKTPLHLAVERGHSPTVEFLLSRGASPTLRTQWGEVAQMSKEDLPWTLPAFCGEQKAN; this comes from the exons ATGCAGCAGCTGCGGCAAGGGGCCAACGTGGAGGAGAG GGACCACATGGGCCGAACCTCGCTCCACCTGGCCGTGTTGCGCGGCCACGCACCCTTGGTGCGCCTCCTGCTGCAGCGCGGAGCCCGGGTGGGCGCGGTGGACCGCACCGGGCGCACGCCGCTGCACGAGGCCGCTTGGCACGGTCACTCACAGGTGGCGGAGCTGCTGCTGCGGCGCGGGGCCCACGCGGCGGCGCGCTCCAAGGCGGGCCTCACTCCACTGCACTGGGCCGCAGCGCTGGGCCACACGCTGCTGGTTGCGCGCCTGCTGGCCGCGCCTGTCTCCCGCCCCGCGGTGGCGGACGCGTGCGGCTGGACCGCGGCACACTGGGCAGCGGCTGGCGGGCGGCTGCCGGTGCTGGAGCTGCTGGTCGCGGGTGGCCACGCGGACCTGGACGGCGCCTTGCGCGTGGCGGCTGCGGCCGGGCGCACGGCCGCATTACACCTTCTCCTGGCACGCGGGGCTAAGGTGGACGCCACGGACAGTGCCGGAGCCACGGCGCTTGGCCTAGCGGCCGGCATGGGCTACCAACAG gaCATTGAGGTACTGCTGGGCCATGGGGCAGACCCAAACATTAGGGACAGGAACAGCCGTTCTGCACTCCATAGGGCTGCAGCTGGTGGACACCTGCCTGCTGTCCAGCTGCTGGTGGCTGGGGGAGCAAAGGTGGATGCCAAGGACTCACTGGGCCTCACACCCCTGCACTATGCTGCTCGAGGAGGCCATGTGGAAGTCATCAGCCACCTCCTGGACAGGGGTGCACAAGTCAATGCTGCTGGCTGGCTCCACAAGACACCTCTGCACCTTGCTGTGGAGCGTGGCCACAGCCCCACGGTGGAGTTTTTGCTGAGCAGAGGGGCCAGCCCCACCCTGAGGACACAGTGGGGTGAAGTGGCCCAGATGTCCAAAGAGGACCTTCCCTGGACTCTGCCTGCCTTTTGTGGGGAGCAGAAAGCAAACTAG
- the Ankrd65 gene encoding ankyrin repeat domain-containing protein 65 isoform X1, whose product MEVTCSQKIEPLGQLPFMRVSNKPEPKEQDLTESGQELQWLELGSEEDPGTGTEGPDALQNWGCLLQAVWQGPPGLVMQQLRQGANVEERDHMGRTSLHLAVLRGHAPLVRLLLQRGARVGAVDRTGRTPLHEAAWHGHSQVAELLLRRGAHAAARSKAGLTPLHWAAALGHTLLVARLLAAPVSRPAVADACGWTAAHWAAAGGRLPVLELLVAGGHADLDGALRVAAAAGRTAALHLLLARGAKVDATDSAGATALGLAAGMGYQQDIEVLLGHGADPNIRDRNSRSALHRAAAGGHLPAVQLLVAGGAKVDAKDSLGLTPLHYAARGGHVEVISHLLDRGAQVNAAGWLHKTPLHLAVERGHSPTVEFLLSRGASPTLRTQWGEVAQMSKEDLPWTLPAFCGEQKAN is encoded by the exons ATGGAGGTGACTTGCAGCCAGAAGATAGAGCCCCTGGGCCAGCTCCCTTTCATG AGGGTCTCCAACAAGCCTGAGCCCAAGGAGCAGGACCTGACAGAGTCAGGACAGGAACTACAGTGGTTGGAGCTGGGCTCAGAGGAGGACCCAGGAACCGGGACAGAAGGGCCTGATGCTCTCCAGAACTGGGGGTGCCTGCTCCAGGCCGTGTGGCAGGGTCCTCCAGGCCTGGTGATGCAGCAGCTGCGGCAAGGGGCCAACGTGGAGGAGAG GGACCACATGGGCCGAACCTCGCTCCACCTGGCCGTGTTGCGCGGCCACGCACCCTTGGTGCGCCTCCTGCTGCAGCGCGGAGCCCGGGTGGGCGCGGTGGACCGCACCGGGCGCACGCCGCTGCACGAGGCCGCTTGGCACGGTCACTCACAGGTGGCGGAGCTGCTGCTGCGGCGCGGGGCCCACGCGGCGGCGCGCTCCAAGGCGGGCCTCACTCCACTGCACTGGGCCGCAGCGCTGGGCCACACGCTGCTGGTTGCGCGCCTGCTGGCCGCGCCTGTCTCCCGCCCCGCGGTGGCGGACGCGTGCGGCTGGACCGCGGCACACTGGGCAGCGGCTGGCGGGCGGCTGCCGGTGCTGGAGCTGCTGGTCGCGGGTGGCCACGCGGACCTGGACGGCGCCTTGCGCGTGGCGGCTGCGGCCGGGCGCACGGCCGCATTACACCTTCTCCTGGCACGCGGGGCTAAGGTGGACGCCACGGACAGTGCCGGAGCCACGGCGCTTGGCCTAGCGGCCGGCATGGGCTACCAACAG gaCATTGAGGTACTGCTGGGCCATGGGGCAGACCCAAACATTAGGGACAGGAACAGCCGTTCTGCACTCCATAGGGCTGCAGCTGGTGGACACCTGCCTGCTGTCCAGCTGCTGGTGGCTGGGGGAGCAAAGGTGGATGCCAAGGACTCACTGGGCCTCACACCCCTGCACTATGCTGCTCGAGGAGGCCATGTGGAAGTCATCAGCCACCTCCTGGACAGGGGTGCACAAGTCAATGCTGCTGGCTGGCTCCACAAGACACCTCTGCACCTTGCTGTGGAGCGTGGCCACAGCCCCACGGTGGAGTTTTTGCTGAGCAGAGGGGCCAGCCCCACCCTGAGGACACAGTGGGGTGAAGTGGCCCAGATGTCCAAAGAGGACCTTCCCTGGACTCTGCCTGCCTTTTGTGGGGAGCAGAAAGCAAACTAG